A genomic region of Borreliella spielmanii contains the following coding sequences:
- a CDS encoding transposase, which yields MLKKTIKKQKAFINRVKSRLRVAKLHKKISNQRKDFLHKLSYYFVANYKNIIIKNLSIKGM from the coding sequence ATGTTAAAGAAAACTATAAAAAAACAAAAAGCTTTTATTAATAGAGTTAAGTCTAGGTTAAGAGTTGCTAAGCTGCATAAGAAAATTTCAAATCAAAGAAAAGACTTTTTACATAAATTATCTTACTACTTTGTAGCTAATTATAAAAACATAATAATAAAAAACTTATCAATTAAGGGTATGTAA